In Exiguobacterium sibiricum 7-3, a genomic segment contains:
- a CDS encoding MarR family winged helix-turn-helix transcriptional regulator codes for MEQDQLFKMIHTVEAVTNEAIIDWNARFPYNVGISPILTLGELKRKGPQNQMKLAETLGFTGGAMTNIAKKLIQLELVERVYNEQDRRQVLLQITEQGEQVLREAQAIGKQQYLELYDVLDEEEIRQYLAINEKLLTHIRAKRENGVKR; via the coding sequence ATGGAACAAGATCAGCTTTTTAAGATGATCCACACTGTCGAAGCAGTGACAAATGAAGCAATCATCGATTGGAATGCCCGTTTTCCATACAATGTCGGGATATCGCCGATTCTGACATTAGGTGAGCTGAAACGGAAAGGTCCTCAAAATCAGATGAAGTTGGCAGAAACACTTGGTTTTACAGGAGGCGCGATGACGAACATCGCCAAAAAACTGATTCAACTCGAACTGGTCGAGCGGGTATATAACGAACAGGACCGCCGGCAAGTTTTGCTCCAAATCACGGAGCAAGGAGAGCAAGTCTTACGTGAAGCCCAGGCAATTGGAAAACAACAGTACCTCGAACTGTATGACGTGTTAGATGAAGAAGAGATTCGTCAATACTTAGCAATCAATGAAAAACTCTTGACCCACATTCGGGCGAAACGAGAGAACGGAGTGAAACGATGA
- a CDS encoding methyl-accepting chemotaxis protein: MDKTRTHSIRTRLLLIISLILIIFFVFSSLSLYLTTKQTALSTLKKTAEQDALRIARNVDSEAYQKFLTNPTNDATYEQLRESLNQLRQQNGLLYAYTATVDQNQVKLLIDGLPVADAAKINDPATGAVASDMKEVLQGKTHTTDVIDDPKYGQYISVYVPLKSTTGETIGILGVDIAAKDVETLTTTLLKQTLPLFLGLLVVLLLLTLGSLYYILGRKLKPLETLQSVAQMIADGKLSQADQTMQQLKIPAKDEIYTLARSIQQMNETLRLMIVDIKRTTALVTDTSQAIDAGTTEVLDGSTQIAETMSEIATGTESQTHTTLALTDEMTGFSSLVQKTTDDSQHIEQTVETMRLATRDGQTQMKQSVSRMNTIHMHVVEATEQVRQLKQQSTDIQALVTIIRDIAAQTNLLALNAAIEAARAGEQGKGFAVVATEVKKLSTHVASSVDQIAAIVQNITGNSTQMEVRFAETLQETVSGQQEIQATEGSFTQIAEQVGTVASSAAGMRQQMLDVARTEARIRNALTEIAAVAEEHTAGNEEVAAASEQMIATITGLHVLVETLNETSSYLTDQTEKFDLT, translated from the coding sequence ATGGACAAGACACGGACTCATTCCATCAGAACACGTCTACTTCTCATCATCAGCTTGATCCTCATTATTTTCTTTGTTTTCAGCAGTCTTTCCCTTTATCTCACGACTAAACAAACCGCTCTGTCGACGCTCAAAAAAACAGCGGAACAGGATGCCTTACGAATCGCTAGAAACGTCGATTCCGAAGCCTATCAGAAATTTTTAACGAATCCAACCAATGATGCAACGTACGAACAATTACGCGAATCACTGAATCAACTACGACAGCAGAACGGGCTTCTTTACGCCTATACGGCTACTGTCGACCAAAACCAAGTGAAGCTGTTGATTGACGGACTGCCGGTCGCTGACGCCGCTAAGATCAATGATCCGGCAACGGGTGCCGTCGCGTCCGACATGAAAGAAGTCTTACAAGGTAAAACGCACACGACGGACGTCATCGATGATCCGAAGTACGGTCAATACATCAGTGTTTACGTCCCGTTAAAAAGTACGACGGGTGAAACCATCGGCATATTAGGTGTCGACATCGCGGCAAAAGACGTCGAGACGTTGACGACGACGCTGTTAAAACAGACGTTGCCGCTGTTTCTCGGTTTACTCGTCGTGCTGTTGCTGTTGACGCTCGGGTCACTGTATTACATACTCGGTCGAAAATTGAAACCGCTCGAAACACTTCAATCCGTCGCGCAGATGATTGCCGACGGAAAACTTTCGCAAGCCGATCAGACGATGCAACAACTGAAGATTCCGGCAAAAGATGAAATCTACACGCTCGCCCGCTCGATTCAACAGATGAACGAAACACTCCGCCTGATGATCGTCGACATCAAACGGACAACTGCTCTCGTCACGGACACAAGTCAGGCGATTGATGCCGGGACAACGGAAGTCCTCGACGGTTCAACGCAGATTGCCGAGACGATGTCGGAAATCGCGACCGGTACGGAAAGTCAAACGCACACGACACTCGCTTTGACCGATGAGATGACCGGCTTCTCTTCGCTCGTTCAAAAGACGACCGACGACAGTCAGCACATCGAACAGACGGTCGAGACGATGCGGCTTGCGACCCGCGACGGACAAACGCAGATGAAGCAGTCCGTTTCCCGTATGAATACGATTCATATGCACGTCGTCGAAGCAACGGAGCAGGTCCGTCAACTGAAACAACAGTCCACTGACATTCAAGCGCTTGTGACAATCATCCGCGATATCGCGGCGCAGACGAACTTACTGGCCCTCAATGCCGCCATCGAAGCGGCGCGTGCCGGCGAACAAGGCAAAGGATTTGCCGTCGTCGCAACCGAAGTGAAAAAGTTATCCACACATGTCGCGAGCAGCGTCGATCAGATTGCCGCAATCGTCCAGAATATCACCGGGAATTCGACGCAAATGGAAGTCCGGTTCGCTGAGACGTTACAGGAGACGGTCTCCGGTCAACAGGAGATTCAAGCGACGGAGGGCTCGTTCACCCAAATCGCGGAACAGGTCGGGACAGTCGCGTCGTCCGCTGCCGGGATGCGGCAACAAATGCTTGACGTCGCTCGAACGGAAGCCCGGATTCGCAATGCCCTGACGGAAATTGCCGCCGTCGCCGAAGAACATACGGCGGGCAACGAAGAAGTTGCGGCGGCGTCCGAGCAGATGATTGCGACGATCACCGGACTGCATGTCCTAGTCGAGACATTAAACGAAACATCTTCTTATTTAACAGATCAGACAGAGAAATTCGATCTGACGTAA
- a CDS encoding VOC family protein, giving the protein MKQIHHLCIQTTDYTASKTFYEQLGFELVQESPDFHTRAFNSWLKLGDFYIELQTNKVDETLTPYTKHTAGPVHFALYVDNLQAEVARLEQLGMPFLPKHGGNIYFVVDGHLSKLKAPEGTIIELRDTWTING; this is encoded by the coding sequence ATGAAGCAAATCCATCACCTCTGTATTCAAACGACCGACTACACCGCGTCGAAAACATTTTATGAACAACTGGGATTCGAACTGGTCCAGGAATCCCCTGATTTCCACACCCGTGCTTTTAACAGTTGGCTGAAGCTCGGTGACTTCTACATCGAACTTCAGACGAACAAAGTTGACGAGACATTGACGCCCTATACGAAACATACGGCCGGTCCCGTTCATTTCGCTTTGTACGTCGACAATCTGCAGGCAGAAGTCGCCCGGCTCGAACAACTCGGCATGCCGTTTTTGCCGAAACACGGCGGCAACATCTACTTCGTCGTCGACGGTCACCTCAGTAAGTTAAAAGCACCGGAAGGAACGATCATCGAGTTGCGGGATACGTGGACGATTAACGGCTGA
- a CDS encoding DUF1048 domain-containing protein: MSIVEKIMGNLEDKRHYREIERRAKRLPADYFHAYRAIQKYLAIAGGPVDWPSTRRIFEGLLDLFEMGAAEGKTVIDITGPDVAAFCDDLIKGEPSWNDRYRTKLNESINRQ; this comes from the coding sequence ATGAGTATCGTTGAAAAAATCATGGGTAACTTAGAGGATAAACGGCACTACCGAGAAATCGAGCGTCGCGCGAAACGTTTACCTGCTGACTATTTCCATGCCTATCGTGCGATTCAAAAATATCTGGCAATCGCCGGAGGACCGGTCGATTGGCCGTCGACCCGTCGAATCTTTGAGGGATTACTCGATTTGTTTGAGATGGGGGCAGCAGAAGGGAAAACCGTCATAGACATCACGGGACCGGATGTCGCCGCGTTCTGTGACGATCTCATCAAGGGCGAACCTTCCTGGAATGATCGATATCGTACCAAATTAAATGAATCGATTAATCGTCAGTAA
- a CDS encoding PadR family transcriptional regulator has product MEDITEMLKGVLEGCVLEIISREETYGYEITRQLRELGFTDVVEGTVYTITMRLEKNQLVDTVRKPSTQGPPRKFYTLNAAGQARLASFWERWRFVSSKLTELKMSQPKGEPV; this is encoded by the coding sequence GTGGAAGACATCACAGAAATGTTGAAAGGCGTGCTCGAAGGATGTGTGCTCGAAATCATCAGCCGGGAAGAGACGTACGGATATGAAATCACTAGGCAGTTACGTGAATTGGGCTTTACGGATGTCGTGGAAGGGACGGTCTACACGATCACGATGCGGCTTGAAAAAAATCAACTTGTCGATACGGTCAGAAAACCATCGACACAAGGACCGCCACGGAAGTTTTATACTTTGAATGCTGCCGGTCAAGCGCGGCTGGCTTCGTTCTGGGAGCGTTGGCGCTTCGTTTCAAGCAAGCTGACAGAGCTGAAAATGAGTCAACCGAAAGGAGAACCAGTATGA
- a CDS encoding sucrose-specific PTS transporter subunit IIBC produces MKIKQNTYDVVADEILEAIGGRGNVISASHCATRLRLVLQDDKRVNTKVLEEIDLVKGQFLSGGQFQVIIGAGTVDEVYREFIQLAGIETSNKNDVKKDADQKMNRFQRLIKLLSDIFVPVIPALVAAGLLMGINNVLTSQGLFISGKSLIDLYPGIEDLASMINLFANAAFVFLPILIGFSATRIFGGNPYLGAVIGMIMVHPDLLNAYGYGQAVIDQTVPTWNIFGFEIEKVGYQGTVLPVLASSFVLAFTEKRIRRIMPSALDNLLTPLLSVFITAVLTFVFIGGVMRSAGNVLAESLVWMYDTLGFVGGAIFGLFLAPLTLTGMHHSLLPVDIQLIAGGGSFLLALVACNNVAQGGATFAAMLTTRDSKLKSIGVSSGLSALLGITEPAMFGVNLRLKYPFYAAMLGSAVGGAYAAFTKILNVAPGPAGITGFVTMKSGSIIDFLIAVLLSVIVSFILTLVFAKSKRFNRVDQ; encoded by the coding sequence ATGAAGATTAAGCAAAATACATACGACGTGGTAGCAGATGAAATTCTGGAAGCGATTGGCGGCCGGGGTAATGTCATCAGTGCCTCGCACTGTGCGACACGGCTGCGCCTTGTCCTGCAGGATGACAAGCGCGTCAACACGAAAGTATTAGAGGAAATCGATTTAGTCAAAGGTCAATTTTTAAGTGGCGGACAATTCCAAGTCATCATCGGAGCCGGTACGGTCGACGAAGTTTACCGGGAATTCATCCAACTTGCGGGCATCGAGACTTCGAACAAAAATGACGTAAAAAAAGATGCTGACCAAAAAATGAATCGCTTTCAACGTTTGATTAAATTATTGTCGGACATTTTCGTTCCGGTCATTCCGGCGCTTGTCGCAGCCGGTTTACTGATGGGAATCAACAATGTCCTGACATCTCAGGGACTGTTCATCAGCGGAAAATCGTTGATTGATCTTTACCCTGGAATTGAAGACTTGGCGAGCATGATCAATCTCTTCGCGAATGCTGCTTTTGTTTTCTTACCGATATTAATTGGCTTCTCGGCGACTCGGATTTTTGGTGGGAATCCCTACCTGGGAGCCGTCATCGGGATGATTATGGTGCATCCGGACTTGCTGAACGCTTATGGATACGGTCAGGCAGTCATTGATCAGACCGTTCCGACGTGGAACATATTCGGGTTTGAAATTGAGAAAGTGGGCTACCAGGGAACGGTCTTACCTGTCCTAGCCTCGTCTTTCGTATTAGCCTTTACAGAAAAACGGATTCGCAGAATCATGCCGTCTGCACTCGATAATTTGCTGACTCCATTGTTGTCAGTTTTCATTACGGCCGTCTTGACGTTTGTTTTTATCGGAGGTGTGATGCGGAGTGCGGGGAATGTCCTTGCCGAAAGCCTCGTTTGGATGTACGACACGTTAGGATTCGTCGGTGGTGCGATTTTCGGACTATTTTTAGCTCCGTTGACATTGACCGGTATGCATCATAGTTTGTTACCGGTTGATATCCAGCTGATTGCAGGTGGCGGATCCTTTTTACTGGCGCTGGTCGCCTGTAATAACGTGGCGCAAGGCGGCGCAACATTTGCTGCGATGCTCACGACACGCGATTCGAAATTAAAAAGTATCGGTGTTTCATCCGGATTATCCGCGCTGCTCGGGATTACGGAGCCCGCTATGTTTGGTGTCAATCTTCGTTTGAAGTATCCATTTTATGCGGCGATGTTAGGGTCAGCGGTAGGTGGAGCCTACGCGGCATTTACAAAAATCTTGAATGTCGCGCCCGGTCCTGCCGGAATCACAGGCTTCGTCACGATGAAATCCGGTAGTATCATCGACTTTTTAATTGCAGTGTTACTGTCAGTCATCGTTTCCTTTATCCTGACATTGGTATTCGCAAAATCCAAACGCTTTAATCGAGTTGATCAGTAA
- a CDS encoding glycoside hydrolase family 13 protein, with product MIKKWWHTSVIYQIYPKSFKAGRPDTSIGDLKGVIQKLDYIKRLGADVIWLCPVYQSPQIDNGYDISDYYSISPEYGTMEDFEQLIEACKNRGIRLIMDLVVNHTSDQHHWFQQALQAQDNPFRDYYIWRDPVKGGVPNELQSNFGGAAWKWHAETNQYYLHFYSDAQPDLNWSNRKLRHDIYDMMNFWIDKGVSGFRMDVIDLIGKEPDNHIKENGPMLHPYLQEMYEHTFGRHDLLTVGETWGATPENAPLYSDPKRQELSMVFQFEHLQLDKIPGKQRWDVQPLVLTELKRVLNTWQTALHSNGWNSLFWNNHDLPRIVSRWGNDQEFRVESAKMLATLLHGMQGTPYIYQGEEIGMTNAAYASLADYKDIETQNIYRERIKKGFSHEQTMAAIRLKARDNARTPMQWNRDRHAGFSDATPWMKLNENHEDINVEQALHDPDSIFYHYQTLIALRKKYDVLVYGSFRLIFEQHEQVFAYERHFQGKTLVVVCNFYEQPVSIVLPGAEKRIILSSNYKDSSVELEDVYLRPYEAIMYLEKRGESGNED from the coding sequence ATGATTAAAAAATGGTGGCACACAAGTGTGATTTATCAAATTTATCCAAAAAGTTTTAAAGCTGGTCGTCCAGATACAAGTATAGGCGATTTAAAGGGTGTTATCCAGAAGTTAGATTACATCAAAAGGTTAGGAGCAGATGTGATCTGGTTATGTCCTGTCTATCAATCGCCTCAAATCGATAACGGATATGATATTAGTGATTACTATTCGATTTCGCCTGAATATGGCACGATGGAAGATTTTGAACAGCTGATTGAGGCATGTAAAAATCGTGGTATCCGACTGATCATGGATTTGGTCGTCAATCATACGTCAGATCAGCATCACTGGTTCCAACAAGCATTACAAGCGCAAGATAATCCGTTCCGCGATTATTATATATGGCGTGATCCTGTAAAGGGTGGGGTTCCGAATGAGTTGCAGTCTAACTTTGGTGGGGCGGCATGGAAATGGCATGCTGAAACGAATCAGTATTACTTACATTTCTACAGCGACGCACAACCTGATCTAAACTGGTCGAATCGAAAGTTACGTCATGACATCTATGACATGATGAATTTTTGGATCGATAAAGGGGTGAGCGGATTCCGAATGGACGTCATCGATTTGATTGGTAAAGAGCCGGACAATCATATCAAGGAAAACGGACCAATGCTTCATCCGTACTTACAAGAGATGTACGAGCATACATTTGGACGCCATGATTTATTGACGGTCGGTGAGACGTGGGGAGCGACACCAGAAAATGCACCGCTCTACTCTGACCCGAAACGGCAGGAATTGAGTATGGTATTTCAGTTCGAGCATCTTCAATTGGATAAAATCCCTGGAAAACAACGTTGGGATGTACAACCGCTCGTATTAACAGAGTTGAAGCGTGTTTTGAATACATGGCAAACAGCTCTTCATTCTAACGGATGGAACAGTTTGTTTTGGAATAATCACGACTTGCCGCGGATTGTTTCCAGATGGGGAAACGATCAGGAATTTCGAGTGGAATCAGCAAAAATGTTGGCAACACTTTTACACGGGATGCAGGGAACCCCTTATATTTATCAAGGGGAAGAGATTGGGATGACGAATGCGGCTTATGCCTCCCTCGCGGATTATAAAGATATCGAAACACAAAACATATACCGCGAACGGATTAAAAAAGGGTTCAGTCATGAACAAACGATGGCAGCCATCCGATTAAAGGCGAGAGACAATGCACGGACGCCCATGCAGTGGAATCGGGACCGGCATGCCGGGTTTTCAGACGCGACACCATGGATGAAACTCAACGAAAATCATGAGGATATCAATGTCGAGCAGGCACTACATGATCCGGACTCCATCTTTTATCATTACCAGACATTGATTGCCCTCCGGAAAAAATATGATGTCCTTGTGTATGGATCCTTTAGATTGATTTTTGAACAACATGAACAAGTCTTTGCATACGAGCGTCATTTTCAAGGCAAGACACTTGTCGTCGTCTGTAACTTTTATGAACAACCCGTCTCAATCGTCTTACCGGGAGCGGAAAAACGGATCATTTTGAGTAGCAATTATAAAGATTCTTCCGTTGAACTGGAAGACGTGTATCTGCGTCCGTATGAAGCCATCATGTATCTTGAGAAAAGAGGAGAATCAGGGAATGAAGATTAA
- a CDS encoding helix-turn-helix transcriptional regulator translates to MHLQQELRETSIHGTLDFPLHIYSKQKPNGYHVGFHWHKEIELIFVEAGELVLALDSEVHLLQAGDIALINAEDLHQLSASGSSFHHAIVFHPKMFGFDYPDAIQTHYIRPLISNKVRFRSVHELPEAVRLQLRTYIQEIIQHYEEANQLKLFHVKTILFQLLYVLFKEDVFEPVQPEMKRKQANIQKILTYITEQYATKITMEDLAGIVQMNTSYFSRYFKSVIGVSPLHYLNQYRCEQAAILLRETDYLVLDIALMTGFDHFSYFIKKFKQVKQMTPSEFRKAHAAFSSHRV, encoded by the coding sequence ATGCATCTTCAGCAAGAGTTGCGCGAGACTTCAATTCATGGGACATTGGATTTTCCGTTACATATTTACAGTAAACAAAAACCGAATGGTTATCATGTCGGTTTTCATTGGCATAAAGAGATTGAACTGATTTTTGTCGAGGCGGGCGAACTGGTTCTTGCCCTTGATTCGGAGGTCCATCTTTTACAGGCGGGGGATATCGCACTGATCAATGCCGAGGATTTACATCAATTATCAGCGTCCGGTTCGTCTTTTCATCACGCAATCGTTTTTCACCCGAAGATGTTTGGCTTTGATTATCCGGATGCCATCCAAACACATTACATCCGACCCTTGATTTCAAACAAAGTCCGCTTTCGTTCCGTACACGAACTGCCTGAAGCAGTTCGTCTTCAACTACGGACGTACATTCAAGAAATCATTCAGCACTACGAGGAAGCGAATCAATTAAAGTTATTCCATGTCAAAACGATTCTTTTCCAACTTCTTTATGTGCTGTTTAAAGAGGATGTGTTTGAGCCGGTTCAACCTGAAATGAAGCGGAAACAAGCAAACATTCAAAAAATCCTGACGTATATCACGGAACAGTATGCCACTAAAATCACGATGGAGGATTTAGCAGGAATCGTCCAAATGAACACTTCCTATTTTTCACGGTATTTTAAAAGCGTGATTGGGGTTTCACCGCTCCATTATTTGAATCAGTATCGGTGTGAACAAGCTGCCATCTTGTTACGCGAGACCGATTATCTTGTTCTTGATATCGCATTGATGACCGGGTTTGACCATTTCAGCTACTTCATCAAAAAATTTAAACAAGTCAAACAAATGACACCTTCTGAATTTAGAAAAGCGCATGCTGCTTTTTCCTCCCATCGCGTTTGA
- a CDS encoding nucleotidyltransferase family protein, whose product MQETNEIHHALRENETLREQLILVDRLGLPDAWICAGYIRSLIWGLTLTDEQDIDVVYYDATDRSEATEKQYEEQLKSWQPLPWSVKNQARMHLKNELPPYQSTCDAIAHFPETVTAIAAKLTDGQFQLYLAYGVADLHTRTIRPTPLFSKGLPRHIIFQKRVTDKRWDKRSDLRIVDQF is encoded by the coding sequence ATGCAGGAAACAAACGAAATTCACCATGCATTACGCGAAAATGAAACACTGCGCGAACAGTTAATCCTCGTCGACCGGCTCGGACTGCCGGATGCCTGGATTTGCGCTGGTTACATCCGGTCGTTGATTTGGGGACTGACTTTGACGGATGAACAGGACATTGATGTCGTCTATTACGACGCGACCGATAGATCGGAAGCGACGGAAAAACAGTACGAAGAGCAATTGAAATCTTGGCAACCGTTGCCGTGGTCCGTTAAAAATCAGGCGCGGATGCATCTGAAAAACGAGTTACCGCCGTATCAATCGACCTGTGACGCGATCGCGCATTTTCCGGAGACGGTGACGGCGATTGCAGCGAAGTTAACAGACGGACAGTTCCAGTTGTATCTGGCCTACGGCGTAGCCGATTTACATACCCGAACGATTCGCCCGACCCCGCTGTTCTCAAAAGGATTACCGCGTCATATCATCTTTCAAAAACGAGTTACCGACAAACGATGGGACAAGCGGTCTGATTTACGGATCGTCGACCAGTTTTAA